The Armatimonadota bacterium genome includes a window with the following:
- a CDS encoding nucleotidyltransferase domain-containing protein yields MEPLRTLGEFFRGSRELVVAYLYGRYAEPPTYPDSDIEVALLFRPEVAEEEIRGYLERLAEENPLGPSDGMLMPTVLNGHILPVQYEQIRFGQVLAENDPDLRRRFEAEVEARMRVERARHLEEAREILQQARAIGEGIPTFSVPPGRTLRLVDPIRVGWRLGRILTSCAVIEVSTRDPEQAARDPDQVAQVVGWFSNAAGAATGIAKAMLTTYEEPRPPRRWQVFLPLADLGILPMEQALWMGALVESRWRLVTAGSVDRPERTLGILRAYLPALLHFARVSAWATDLPEGGEGSRIH; encoded by the coding sequence ATGGAGCCGCTCAGGACCCTGGGGGAGTTCTTCCGCGGGAGCCGGGAACTGGTGGTGGCGTACCTGTACGGTCGCTACGCGGAGCCCCCCACGTATCCCGACAGCGACATCGAGGTGGCCTTGCTGTTCCGGCCGGAAGTGGCGGAGGAGGAGATCCGGGGTTACCTGGAGCGCTTGGCGGAGGAAAACCCCCTCGGCCCCTCGGACGGGATGCTCATGCCCACGGTCCTGAACGGGCACATCCTCCCCGTGCAGTACGAGCAGATCCGGTTCGGGCAGGTGCTCGCGGAGAACGACCCCGATCTCCGCCGGCGGTTCGAGGCGGAGGTGGAGGCTCGGATGCGGGTGGAACGGGCCCGCCACCTGGAGGAGGCCCGGGAGATCCTGCAGCAGGCCCGTGCCATCGGGGAGGGGATCCCCACCTTCTCCGTGCCGCCGGGCCGGACCCTGCGGCTGGTGGATCCCATCCGGGTGGGGTGGCGGCTCGGGCGGATCCTCACCTCCTGCGCGGTGATCGAGGTGAGCACCCGGGACCCGGAGCAGGCGGCGAGGGATCCGGACCAGGTGGCTCAGGTGGTGGGGTGGTTCAGCAACGCGGCCGGAGCCGCAACGGGCATCGCGAAGGCCATGCTCACCACCTACGAGGAGCCCCGGCCTCCCCGCCGGTGGCAGGTCTTCCTCCCCCTCGCGGACCTGGGGATCCTCCCGATGGAGCAGGCCCTGTGGATGGGGGCCCTCGTGGAGTCCCGGTGGCGGCTCGTAACCGCGGGATCCGTGGACCGGCCGGAGCGCACCCTGGGGATCCTCCGGGCGTACCTCCCCGCCCTCCTCCACTTCGCCCGGGTGAGCGCCTGGGCGACGGATCTACCGGAAGGAGGGGAGGGAAGCCGAATACACTGA
- a CDS encoding sigma-54 dependent transcriptional regulator, whose translation MNVGRRVLVVDDEEPIRGLVRQILEREGFEVETASDGPTGLEKATSGEFDLILLDVRIPRKDGMTVLREIREVDPDAVVMVITAYASIEQALEALRAGAYDYIPKPFKKDELLVRVRRALDYERLRAENRRLHEELRRTFKFEGIVGTSPKMQEALRIAAAVASTDATVLIYGETGTGKEVLARSIHYQSHRAQGPFVAINCGAIPETLLETELFGHEKGAYTGAIQTRIGKFEAADGGTVFLDEVGDMSPAMQVKLLRVLQERTIERVGGNRPIKVDVRVIAATNRDLRQAIREGSFREDLFYRLSVIPIVLPPLRERVEDIPILAQHFLERYRERYRKNIRGFTPQAQRKLRRYAWPGNVRELEFCIERAVILCTGEEITAQELWLGEEEGEDRFPTLAEVERKHILRALEEAGGDLAKAATLLGISVPTLRRKLGEHRLEDHPVGNPEP comes from the coding sequence GTGAACGTGGGGCGCCGGGTCCTCGTCGTGGACGACGAGGAGCCCATCCGGGGTCTGGTGCGGCAGATCCTGGAGCGGGAGGGCTTCGAGGTGGAGACGGCCTCGGACGGTCCCACGGGGCTGGAGAAGGCCACGAGCGGCGAGTTTGACCTCATCCTCCTCGACGTCCGCATCCCCAGAAAGGACGGCATGACCGTCCTCCGGGAGATCCGGGAGGTGGATCCGGACGCGGTGGTAATGGTCATCACCGCGTACGCCTCCATCGAGCAGGCCCTGGAGGCCCTGCGGGCGGGTGCGTACGACTACATTCCCAAGCCCTTCAAGAAGGACGAGCTCCTGGTCCGGGTGCGTCGGGCCCTGGACTACGAGCGGCTGCGGGCGGAGAACCGCCGGCTCCACGAGGAGCTGCGGCGGACCTTCAAGTTCGAGGGCATCGTGGGGACCTCCCCGAAGATGCAGGAGGCCTTGCGGATCGCCGCGGCGGTGGCCTCCACGGACGCCACCGTCCTCATCTACGGGGAGACGGGGACGGGAAAGGAGGTTCTGGCCCGCTCCATCCACTATCAGAGCCACCGGGCCCAGGGGCCCTTTGTGGCCATCAACTGCGGCGCCATCCCGGAGACCCTGCTGGAGACGGAGCTCTTCGGCCACGAGAAGGGCGCCTATACGGGAGCGATCCAGACCCGCATCGGGAAGTTCGAGGCCGCGGACGGCGGCACCGTCTTCCTCGACGAGGTAGGGGACATGAGCCCCGCCATGCAGGTGAAGCTCCTGCGGGTGCTGCAGGAGCGGACCATCGAGCGGGTGGGCGGGAATCGCCCCATCAAGGTAGACGTCCGGGTGATCGCGGCCACCAACCGGGACCTGCGGCAGGCCATCCGGGAAGGGAGCTTCCGGGAGGACCTCTTCTACCGGCTCAGCGTGATCCCCATCGTGCTCCCCCCCTTGCGGGAGCGGGTGGAGGACATCCCCATCCTGGCCCAGCATTTCCTGGAGCGTTACCGGGAACGCTACCGCAAGAACATCCGGGGCTTCACCCCGCAGGCCCAGCGCAAGCTGCGGCGGTACGCCTGGCCCGGCAACGTCCGGGAGCTGGAGTTCTGCATCGAGCGGGCGGTGATCCTGTGCACCGGGGAGGAGATCACCGCGCAGGAGCTGTGGCTGGGGGAGGAGGAGGGAGAGGACCGCTTCCCCACCCTGGCGGAGGTGGAGCGGAAGCACATCCTCCGCGCCCTGGAGGAGGCCGGCGGGGACCTGGCGAAGGCCGCGACCCTGCTCGGGATCAGCGTCCCCACCCTTCGTCGCAAGCTCGGGGAGCACCGCCTGGAGGATCATCCCGTGGGGAATCCGGAGCCATGA
- a CDS encoding NifU N-terminal domain-containing protein, whose product MRIEVQPTPNVHALKFTLDRWVTEGRSYTYTSVEQAQGNPLAARLLAIPGVRMVFLLRDFVTVTRDPEADWAAIVPEVERCLREHFGDG is encoded by the coding sequence GTGCGCATCGAGGTCCAGCCCACCCCCAACGTGCACGCCCTGAAGTTCACCCTGGACCGGTGGGTGACGGAGGGGCGGAGCTATACGTATACCTCCGTGGAGCAGGCACAGGGTAACCCCCTCGCCGCCCGTCTCCTCGCCATCCCCGGGGTGCGCATGGTGTTCCTGCTCCGGGACTTCGTCACCGTGACCCGGGATCCGGAGGCGGACTGGGCCGCCATCGTCCCCGAAGTGGAGCGGTGCCTGCGGGAGCACTTCGGGGACGGATGA
- a CDS encoding metallophosphoesterase, translating into MRIYALADIHGKPDRIQVVEQTTEKLRPHVVIIAGDLTHGGRGREALRLLSTLPARVLAIPGNMDSPDVEEAIPDHPGRKVIVEGGVRFGGLQGEDCDVLVSHEPPHGVLDRAWTGQHIGSRAVRELVERLRPRVVVCGHVHECPGIARLGESVVVNCTMGNDRYAGALIEWDPQSPRVELLPR; encoded by the coding sequence GTGCGCATCTACGCGCTCGCGGACATCCACGGAAAGCCTGATCGCATCCAGGTGGTGGAGCAGACCACAGAGAAGCTGCGGCCTCACGTGGTGATCATCGCGGGAGATCTCACGCACGGGGGCCGGGGGCGGGAGGCCCTGCGCTTGCTCAGCACCCTGCCCGCCCGGGTCCTGGCCATCCCCGGGAACATGGATTCCCCGGACGTGGAGGAAGCGATCCCCGACCACCCGGGACGGAAGGTGATCGTGGAGGGGGGCGTGCGATTTGGGGGCCTGCAGGGCGAGGACTGCGACGTCCTGGTCTCCCACGAGCCGCCCCACGGCGTCCTGGACCGGGCATGGACGGGCCAGCACATCGGCTCCCGCGCGGTGCGGGAGCTCGTGGAACGGCTGCGGCCACGGGTGGTGGTGTGCGGGCACGTGCACGAGTGCCCCGGAATCGCGCGGCTCGGCGAGAGCGTGGTGGTGAACTGCACCATGGGCAATGACCGGTACGCGGGAGCCCTCATCGAGTGGGATCCCCAATCCCCCCGGGTGGAGCTCCTGCCCCGCTGA
- the gatC gene encoding Asp-tRNA(Asn)/Glu-tRNA(Gln) amidotransferase subunit GatC, translating to MRIHRELVAHIARLSRLELTEEELDRYGLQLSTILEYFGRLLELPTEGVEITSHPIPVTNVFREDVVEPSLPVEEVLAMAPEAREGYFVVPRVLEPEP from the coding sequence GTGCGGATCCATCGGGAACTCGTTGCCCACATCGCCCGGCTGAGCCGGCTGGAGCTCACGGAGGAGGAGCTGGACCGCTACGGACTCCAGCTCAGCACCATCCTGGAGTACTTCGGCCGGCTCCTGGAACTCCCCACGGAGGGGGTGGAGATCACCTCCCACCCCATTCCCGTGACCAACGTCTTCCGGGAGGACGTGGTGGAGCCCAGTCTACCTGTGGAGGAGGTCCTGGCCATGGCCCCGGAGGCGCGGGAGGGATACTTCGTGGTCCCGCGGGTGTTGGAGCCGGAGCCGTGA
- the rlmD gene encoding 23S rRNA (uracil(1939)-C(5))-methyltransferase RlmD, whose product MKSSAGNLKPVRTGAEVVLRIDRLSYGGRGVGRVDGYVVFVPLTAPGDLVRVRITQAKRSFAEAELVEVLEPGPDRVPPPCPYFGPCGGCTWQHLGYEAQLRAKEQIVLESLERLGGLHDLPLLPILPAPAPYHYRNKMEFAFHPEAVLGLHPRGRFDRVLEIERCLLPGPVVNEILQTVRAFVREHGIPCYDNRTRTGRLRHLLVREGRRTGEILVGLVTAPGEFPERKALAEILAARFPQLRGVVWVQSGSLSDAVRVDALEVVWGRDFLEEELGGFRFRVRPETFFQTNTEAAERLVGIALELLDLRGEETVVDLYCGVGTFTLPLAVRTRTTYGIEMVPEAVEAARENARRAGISNVEFLVGDVRLVLPELVQRIGPPDALVLDPPRAGAGGRVMRKIGRSQARRILYISCNPTTLAPDLRELVPFGYRIRAVQPVDLFPQTYHVETVVLLEWEGRAHG is encoded by the coding sequence ATGAAGTCCTCCGCCGGAAACCTCAAGCCCGTCCGGACCGGGGCGGAGGTGGTCCTGCGCATCGACCGGCTCTCCTACGGGGGCCGGGGCGTCGGCCGGGTGGACGGGTACGTGGTGTTCGTCCCCCTCACCGCCCCGGGCGACCTCGTGCGGGTCCGGATCACCCAGGCCAAACGGAGCTTCGCGGAGGCGGAGCTGGTGGAGGTGCTCGAGCCCGGCCCGGACCGGGTCCCGCCCCCCTGCCCGTACTTCGGGCCCTGCGGGGGATGCACCTGGCAGCACCTGGGGTACGAAGCGCAGCTGCGGGCAAAGGAGCAGATCGTCCTGGAGAGCCTGGAACGCCTGGGCGGCCTTCATGACCTTCCCCTGCTCCCCATCCTCCCCGCCCCCGCGCCCTACCACTACCGGAACAAGATGGAGTTCGCCTTCCACCCGGAAGCCGTCCTGGGCCTGCACCCCCGAGGCCGGTTCGACCGGGTGCTGGAGATCGAGCGGTGTCTCCTGCCCGGTCCGGTGGTGAACGAGATCCTGCAGACGGTGCGCGCCTTCGTGCGCGAGCACGGAATCCCCTGCTACGACAACCGCACCCGCACGGGGCGGTTGCGCCACCTGCTGGTCCGGGAGGGCCGGCGGACGGGGGAGATCCTGGTGGGCCTCGTCACCGCGCCCGGGGAGTTCCCGGAAAGGAAGGCCCTCGCGGAGATCCTGGCTGCGCGGTTCCCCCAGCTTCGGGGGGTGGTGTGGGTGCAATCCGGATCCCTGTCGGATGCGGTACGGGTGGATGCCCTGGAGGTGGTGTGGGGGCGGGACTTCCTCGAGGAGGAACTCGGCGGTTTCCGCTTCCGGGTGCGACCGGAGACCTTTTTCCAGACCAACACCGAGGCCGCGGAGCGGCTGGTGGGGATCGCCCTGGAGCTCCTGGACCTGCGGGGAGAGGAGACCGTGGTGGATCTGTACTGCGGGGTGGGCACCTTCACCCTGCCGCTTGCTGTCCGGACCCGGACGACGTACGGCATCGAGATGGTGCCGGAGGCGGTGGAGGCGGCCCGGGAGAACGCCCGACGGGCAGGGATCTCCAACGTGGAGTTCCTTGTGGGCGACGTGCGCTTGGTCCTCCCGGAGCTCGTGCAGCGCATCGGGCCGCCGGACGCCCTCGTGCTGGACCCACCTCGGGCCGGAGCAGGGGGTCGGGTGATGCGGAAGATCGGGAGATCCCAGGCCCGTCGGATCCTGTACATCTCCTGCAACCCCACCACCCTCGCTCCGGATCTCAGGGAACTTGTGCCCTTCGGATACCGGATCCGCGCCGTGCAGCCCGTGGACCTCTTCCCTCAGACGTACCACGTGGAGACGGTGGTGCTGCTGGAGTGGGAAGGAAGAGCTCACGGGTAA
- a CDS encoding TRAP transporter permease encodes MERVGAEVRAGPEADRQRAERLLVEAGPEFGYRRLGSPFAQVVSAIAVAFSLFHLYTAGWGQLLALKQRAVHLGFVFLLVFLLYPARRRQASQRHFGPTDILFAGAGAGGIGYLLYHHDRLMLQAGQLSFWDLLVGALGLLLVLEAGRRVLGVLPFIALALLLYPFLGEYVPGIFGVRRFPLDRVIEHMWYTTEGVFGIPLGVSATFVFLFVLLGAFLERTGLGQMFVEIAMALAGWMHGGPAKVSVFSSALLGTVSGSSVANVMADGVFNIPLMIRLGYHPRFAAAAEAATSVGGQIMPPVMGAAAFVMAEFLGVPYLTLVRAAVVPALLYFISLFFMIHFEARRLDLRGLPREELPNVWEVLRRRWYLAVPLGVMLGYLLQGFSPLRAAFWGIVLAALTHLVTCLVEADPRRTRGWVGPRAVAVLVAGVAVLGYLARRGVPGAGPLMGAFVILMAWPVRRRYFRDLWSTLEYGARNALPVAVACAVVGILIGTVTLTGLGNAFVTLTVTLGQHNLFLTLVLVMVACTIVGSGIPTTATYIILAALAVPAIEQLLPATGPQVAPGVPVTRLAVHLFIFYYGVMADLTPPDALAAYAAAGIARTSPFPVSLEATRHALAALVVPYMFIYSPEILLLSGDPLDQALAVATALVGIVLLSAGVSGYFFWHAVLLERAVLVAASVALVFHHPFLDLLGLGAAALVAAAQLLRRSRASGPRAVRSAVSAPGTGSKTVRAAQRWLWSEEEGWRRE; translated from the coding sequence ATGGAGCGGGTGGGGGCAGAGGTCAGGGCGGGACCGGAGGCCGACCGGCAGCGGGCGGAGCGGCTGCTCGTGGAGGCCGGGCCGGAGTTCGGGTACCGGCGGCTCGGGAGCCCCTTCGCGCAGGTGGTCTCCGCCATCGCGGTGGCCTTCTCCCTCTTCCACTTGTACACCGCGGGGTGGGGACAGCTCCTGGCCCTCAAGCAGCGCGCGGTGCATCTGGGGTTCGTGTTCCTCCTGGTCTTCCTCCTCTACCCGGCCCGGCGCCGCCAGGCGTCCCAGAGGCACTTCGGGCCGACGGACATCCTCTTCGCGGGCGCGGGAGCCGGGGGGATCGGGTACCTCCTCTACCACCACGATCGGCTCATGTTGCAGGCGGGACAGCTCAGCTTCTGGGACCTCCTGGTGGGCGCCCTGGGACTTCTGCTGGTGCTGGAGGCAGGCCGCCGGGTCCTCGGGGTCCTCCCCTTCATCGCCCTCGCTCTTTTGCTCTACCCGTTTCTGGGCGAGTACGTGCCCGGGATCTTCGGGGTGCGGCGCTTTCCCCTCGACCGGGTCATCGAGCACATGTGGTACACCACGGAAGGGGTTTTCGGCATCCCGCTCGGGGTCAGCGCCACCTTCGTGTTCCTGTTCGTCCTGCTCGGCGCGTTTTTGGAGCGGACGGGGCTTGGGCAGATGTTCGTGGAGATCGCCATGGCCCTGGCGGGCTGGATGCACGGCGGGCCCGCGAAGGTCTCGGTCTTCAGCAGCGCGCTCCTGGGCACCGTCTCCGGTTCCTCCGTGGCCAACGTGATGGCAGACGGCGTGTTCAACATCCCCCTCATGATCCGGCTCGGCTACCACCCCAGGTTCGCCGCCGCCGCGGAGGCCGCCACCTCCGTGGGCGGGCAGATCATGCCGCCCGTGATGGGCGCGGCGGCCTTCGTCATGGCGGAGTTCCTGGGCGTTCCGTACCTCACCCTGGTGCGGGCCGCGGTCGTCCCCGCGCTTCTGTATTTCATCTCCCTGTTCTTCATGATCCACTTCGAGGCCCGGAGACTGGATCTCCGGGGACTTCCCCGGGAAGAACTCCCGAACGTGTGGGAGGTCCTCCGACGCCGATGGTACCTGGCGGTTCCGCTGGGGGTGATGCTGGGCTACCTCCTCCAGGGCTTCTCCCCCCTGCGGGCCGCCTTCTGGGGGATCGTGCTGGCGGCCCTCACGCACCTCGTCACCTGCCTGGTGGAGGCCGATCCCCGGAGGACCCGGGGATGGGTGGGGCCGCGGGCGGTGGCGGTGCTGGTGGCCGGGGTGGCGGTCTTGGGGTACCTGGCGCGGCGGGGAGTGCCGGGGGCCGGGCCCCTGATGGGTGCCTTCGTGATCCTCATGGCGTGGCCTGTGCGCCGCCGCTACTTCCGGGACCTCTGGAGCACCCTGGAGTACGGGGCCCGCAACGCCCTCCCGGTGGCGGTGGCCTGCGCGGTGGTGGGCATCCTCATCGGGACCGTGACCCTGACAGGTCTTGGCAACGCCTTCGTGACCCTCACCGTCACCCTGGGGCAGCACAACCTGTTCCTGACCCTCGTGCTCGTGATGGTGGCGTGCACCATTGTGGGAAGCGGGATCCCCACCACGGCCACCTACATCATCCTGGCGGCCCTGGCGGTTCCGGCCATCGAGCAGCTCCTGCCCGCCACGGGGCCGCAGGTGGCCCCCGGAGTTCCCGTCACCCGCCTGGCGGTGCACCTGTTCATCTTCTACTACGGGGTGATGGCGGACCTCACTCCGCCGGATGCCCTCGCGGCCTACGCCGCGGCCGGCATCGCCCGCACTTCCCCCTTCCCCGTGAGCCTGGAAGCCACCCGCCACGCCCTCGCAGCCCTCGTGGTGCCCTACATGTTCATCTACTCCCCGGAGATCCTCCTGCTGAGCGGGGACCCCCTGGACCAAGCCCTGGCCGTGGCCACGGCCCTGGTGGGGATCGTGCTGCTCAGCGCGGGCGTGAGCGGGTACTTCTTCTGGCACGCGGTCCTTCTGGAGCGGGCCGTCCTGGTGGCGGCCTCCGTGGCCCTCGTGTTCCACCATCCCTTCCTGGACCTCCTGGGGCTAGGGGCCGCGGCCCTGGTGGCGGCCGCTCAGCTGTTGCGCCGTTCGAGGGCATCCGGGCCGCGCGCCGTCCGGTCCGCGGTGTCCGCCCCCGGTACAGGGTCTAAGACCGTCCGTGCGGCCCAACGATGGCTGTGGTCCGAGGAGGAGGGATGGCGGCGGGAGTGA
- the rpoN gene encoding RNA polymerase factor sigma-54: protein MKIEPTLALRPLPQLRMVPKLMAVNAILVLPLQALEARIEAELDSNPALERETTLCPRCGMELVGVLCGSCGHLLGEPLLEDPVAGSPRAEGEEDFDPLASLPAEISFHEHLLLQLHAQRLRGKRREIGEFLVGSVDERGYLQADLGEVAVRFRVSRRVVEEVLEVIQGFDPPGVGARSVEECLLLQLRALEPTPENFLARRVIEAGCLVEMGRGQYGKVAQRLGCTPREVREAHAYLCASCYPYPADRYEAEREGGSRRRPEEVPRPDVVIVRTPRGYAVEVAGSPTMGLRLNPLYRELYRQAREQPQAFAPHAQEHIRDHVNRAKLFIETVKRRNWTLRKIFEILVTVQREFLDRGPRFLKPLTMAGVAARLGISESTVSRALDGKYVQLPDGRIVSCHVFFEPSRPVKERIRQLVAQEAPGQPLTDQEIARLLRREGIHVARRTVAKYREELGIPSSAVRRRRVAVSGSLRR, encoded by the coding sequence ATGAAGATCGAGCCGACCCTCGCGCTCCGCCCGCTTCCGCAGCTCCGCATGGTCCCCAAGCTCATGGCGGTGAACGCCATCCTGGTGCTGCCCCTGCAGGCGCTTGAGGCCCGGATCGAGGCGGAGCTGGACAGCAACCCCGCCCTGGAGCGGGAGACCACCCTCTGCCCCCGGTGCGGGATGGAGCTCGTGGGCGTGCTGTGCGGGAGCTGCGGACACCTCCTCGGCGAGCCCCTCCTGGAGGACCCGGTTGCCGGTTCTCCCAGGGCGGAGGGGGAAGAGGACTTCGATCCCCTGGCGTCCCTTCCCGCGGAGATCTCCTTCCACGAGCACCTCCTGCTCCAGCTCCACGCGCAACGGCTCCGGGGCAAGCGCCGGGAGATCGGGGAATTCCTGGTGGGCTCTGTGGACGAGCGGGGGTATCTCCAGGCGGATCTGGGAGAGGTGGCCGTCCGGTTCCGGGTTTCCCGGCGGGTGGTGGAGGAGGTGCTGGAGGTGATCCAGGGGTTCGATCCGCCGGGGGTGGGGGCCCGATCCGTGGAGGAGTGCCTGCTGCTCCAGCTGCGGGCCCTGGAGCCCACGCCGGAGAACTTCCTGGCCCGGCGGGTGATCGAGGCGGGGTGCCTCGTGGAGATGGGCCGGGGGCAGTACGGGAAGGTGGCGCAGCGGCTCGGGTGCACCCCGCGGGAGGTGCGGGAGGCCCACGCCTATCTCTGCGCCTCTTGCTACCCGTATCCCGCGGACCGGTACGAGGCGGAGCGGGAGGGAGGGAGTCGCCGCCGGCCGGAGGAGGTTCCCCGGCCGGACGTGGTGATCGTGCGTACGCCCCGGGGCTACGCGGTGGAGGTGGCGGGGTCGCCGACCATGGGGCTCCGGCTGAACCCCCTCTACCGGGAGCTGTACCGGCAGGCGCGGGAGCAGCCCCAGGCGTTTGCACCCCACGCGCAGGAGCACATCCGGGACCACGTGAACCGGGCCAAGCTCTTCATCGAGACCGTCAAACGCCGGAACTGGACCCTGCGGAAGATCTTCGAGATCCTCGTGACGGTGCAGCGGGAGTTCCTGGACCGGGGCCCCCGGTTCCTCAAGCCCCTCACCATGGCCGGGGTGGCCGCGCGGCTCGGCATCAGCGAGAGCACGGTGAGCCGGGCCCTCGACGGGAAATACGTGCAGCTCCCCGACGGTCGCATCGTCTCCTGCCACGTGTTCTTCGAGCCCAGCCGGCCCGTCAAGGAGCGGATCCGGCAGCTGGTGGCCCAGGAAGCCCCGGGACAGCCGCTGACGGATCAGGAGATCGCGCGGCTCCTCCGGCGGGAGGGAATCCACGTGGCCCGGCGGACGGTGGCGAAGTACCGGGAGGAGCTGGGGATTCCCAGCTCCGCCGTCCGCCGCCGCCGGGTCGCCGTGTCCGGATCTCTGAGGAGGTGA
- the rocF gene encoding arginase, whose translation MAAGVSRKAGILGVPLDLGSNRRGTDMGPSALRYARLVESLSGIGWEVVDFGNVSFPVMEQLAEGSPRVRYRDAVARVAEEVYQQVGRILEAGYLPVVLGGDHSTSLGAVAAVRRRFPDAGILWVDAHADCNTPETTPSGNVHGMVLACLLGEGDPRLVQVGGFAPKVRPAEVALVGLREVDPGEREVLRRMGPLVFTMKEVDERGVAAVVREAIEAAGRGGRIHLSLDLDAVDPQYAPGVGTPVPGGLTYREAHLAMELVAESGKLVSVEVVELNPILDDHNRTAQLAVGLLSSALGKRIL comes from the coding sequence ATGGCGGCGGGAGTGAGCCGGAAGGCGGGAATCCTCGGCGTCCCCCTGGACCTGGGCAGCAACCGGCGCGGCACGGACATGGGCCCAAGCGCGCTGCGGTACGCCCGGCTCGTGGAGTCCCTGAGCGGGATCGGGTGGGAGGTCGTGGACTTCGGGAACGTGAGCTTCCCCGTGATGGAGCAGTTGGCCGAGGGATCCCCCCGGGTCCGCTATCGGGACGCCGTCGCCCGCGTGGCGGAGGAGGTGTACCAGCAGGTCGGGCGGATTCTCGAGGCCGGATACCTCCCCGTGGTCCTTGGCGGGGATCACAGTACGAGCCTGGGGGCGGTGGCCGCGGTCCGGCGCCGCTTCCCGGATGCGGGGATCCTTTGGGTGGACGCCCACGCGGACTGCAACACCCCGGAGACCACTCCCTCGGGCAACGTGCATGGCATGGTGCTTGCGTGCCTGCTGGGGGAGGGAGATCCGCGGTTGGTGCAGGTGGGAGGGTTTGCCCCCAAGGTGCGCCCCGCCGAAGTGGCCTTGGTGGGCCTCCGGGAAGTGGATCCCGGGGAACGGGAGGTGCTGCGGCGGATGGGGCCCCTCGTGTTCACCATGAAGGAGGTGGACGAGCGGGGCGTGGCCGCCGTGGTGCGGGAGGCCATCGAGGCCGCGGGGAGGGGCGGACGGATTCACCTGAGCCTGGACCTGGACGCGGTGGATCCGCAGTACGCGCCGGGGGTGGGGACCCCGGTACCGGGCGGGCTCACGTACCGGGAGGCGCACCTCGCCATGGAGCTGGTCGCGGAGTCCGGCAAGCTCGTGTCCGTGGAGGTGGTGGAGCTCAACCCCATCCTGGACGACCACAACCGCACGGCCCAGCTCGCGGTGGGGCTGTTGAGTTCTGCCCTCGGTAAGCGCATCCTCTAG
- a CDS encoding LysR family transcriptional regulator → MNRIPEGIEKNLEAFLAVARERSFTKAASALFLTQPSVTARIQALEQELGRPLFERKGRTVRLTEAGEALLPYAQRVVELLQQGMEAAREATGQGTVTVGATVSAAIAILPDLLEAFRKERPQARVVVRYGHSNEVMALLHDRMVDVGFLVRPLHEPLIAVEPLLTDEVVLVLPPQHELVRRSRILARQVADWPLISMQWGEGYEEFEHWMREELGMRAQIELDGIPLGVLLIARGMGIGFAPLRSVMPFVRGGMVRVRRVAGLPETRREIFLALRRTGDLSSSTRAFVELARSYFRRSG, encoded by the coding sequence GTGAACCGGATCCCGGAGGGCATCGAGAAGAACCTGGAGGCTTTCCTGGCGGTGGCCCGGGAACGCAGCTTCACCAAGGCCGCCAGCGCCCTTTTCCTCACCCAGCCTTCCGTTACGGCCCGCATCCAGGCCCTGGAGCAGGAGCTGGGCCGACCCCTGTTCGAGCGGAAGGGGCGTACCGTGCGCCTCACGGAGGCCGGAGAGGCCCTCCTCCCCTACGCCCAGCGGGTGGTGGAACTGCTGCAGCAGGGGATGGAGGCGGCCCGGGAGGCCACGGGCCAGGGAACGGTGACCGTGGGGGCCACCGTGTCCGCGGCCATCGCCATCCTCCCGGACCTGCTGGAGGCCTTCCGGAAGGAGCGGCCCCAGGCCCGGGTGGTGGTGCGGTACGGCCACTCCAACGAGGTGATGGCGCTGCTGCACGACCGGATGGTGGACGTGGGGTTCCTGGTCCGGCCCCTGCACGAGCCCCTCATCGCGGTGGAGCCCCTCCTCACGGACGAGGTCGTGCTGGTCCTCCCACCGCAGCACGAGCTGGTCCGTCGCAGCCGGATCCTGGCGCGCCAGGTCGCGGACTGGCCCCTCATCAGCATGCAGTGGGGGGAAGGATACGAGGAGTTCGAGCACTGGATGCGGGAGGAACTGGGAATGCGCGCGCAGATCGAGTTGGACGGGATCCCCCTCGGCGTGCTCCTCATCGCTCGGGGCATGGGCATCGGGTTTGCCCCCCTCCGGTCCGTGATGCCCTTCGTGCGGGGCGGGATGGTGCGGGTACGCCGGGTGGCAGGGCTCCCGGAGACCCGGCGGGAGATCTTCCTCGCCCTGCGCCGCACCGGGGACCTCTCCAGCAGCACCCGCGCCTTCGTCGAGCTGGCCCGGTCCTACTTCCGCAGGTCGGGCTAG